Proteins encoded by one window of Chryseobacterium sp. POL2:
- a CDS encoding sodium:solute symporter: protein MNPATLLLLFVFAYFIGLLVISYFTSRNSDNQSFFIGNKKSKWWLVAFGMIGTSLSGVTFISVPGTVGKMTAGDYPFGGFEYYMMVVGFFIGYFIVAAILLPLYYRMNLTSIYTYLGKRFNVEAHKIGSFFFIISRAIGATARLYLVVNVLQIFLLEQIGIPFWLTALVLLLMVLLYTFEGGVKTIVITDTLQTSFMIISLAACIIYILNHLNISFGEAYSLLEKQNYTHLINTDVNSKTFFLKTIIGGMFITIAMTGLDQEMMQKNISVDNLKNSKKNMLTFAGTLLIVNFAFLFLGGLLYLFALQNGAEYAQITNIINEQESISNVFGMKDAAGNITNIMGDDLFPALSLQGYFPIFISVIFIIGLISALFPSADGALTAVTSSYCVDILNINEDQTKSEKEKKRLRMKVHLIFTVIFFALIMIFKAINDKSIVYLIMEVAGYTYGPLLGLFAFGIFTKYQISQKGSILAITLVAPVLTYIINFAVSHYTNYRIGVELIVLNGFLTFLGLYLIKNSKTAQYEKV from the coding sequence ATGAATCCTGCTACATTATTACTACTTTTTGTATTTGCATATTTTATCGGATTATTGGTGATTTCGTACTTCACCAGCCGCAACTCGGACAACCAATCTTTCTTCATCGGAAATAAAAAAAGTAAATGGTGGCTTGTAGCTTTTGGGATGATTGGAACCAGTCTTTCTGGCGTGACTTTTATCTCTGTACCTGGCACAGTTGGCAAAATGACGGCTGGCGATTATCCTTTTGGTGGTTTCGAATATTACATGATGGTTGTTGGTTTTTTCATTGGCTACTTCATCGTTGCTGCCATTCTTCTGCCGCTTTATTATCGCATGAATTTGACTTCGATTTATACCTATCTCGGAAAAAGATTCAATGTTGAAGCGCACAAAATTGGCTCTTTCTTTTTTATCATTTCTAGAGCTATTGGCGCAACAGCACGATTATATTTGGTGGTAAATGTTTTACAGATTTTCTTACTCGAACAGATCGGAATTCCATTTTGGTTAACGGCTTTGGTTTTATTATTAATGGTACTGCTCTATACTTTTGAAGGTGGTGTTAAAACAATTGTTATTACGGATACTTTGCAAACATCTTTCATGATTATTAGTTTGGCAGCTTGTATTATATATATTCTGAATCATCTTAATATTTCATTCGGAGAAGCTTATTCACTTTTAGAAAAACAAAATTATACGCATCTTATTAATACCGATGTCAATTCTAAAACCTTCTTTTTGAAAACCATCATTGGAGGAATGTTCATCACTATTGCGATGACAGGATTGGATCAAGAGATGATGCAAAAAAACATTTCTGTGGACAATCTCAAAAATTCTAAGAAAAACATGCTGACTTTTGCCGGAACTTTGTTAATCGTGAATTTTGCATTTTTATTTTTAGGTGGTCTTTTGTATTTATTTGCATTGCAAAATGGTGCCGAATATGCACAAATCACCAACATCATTAACGAACAAGAAAGCATTTCCAATGTTTTTGGGATGAAAGATGCGGCTGGTAATATCACCAACATTATGGGAGACGACCTTTTCCCAGCACTTTCTTTGCAAGGTTATTTCCCGATTTTCATTTCGGTGATTTTCATTATTGGACTTATCTCAGCTTTGTTTCCATCTGCGGATGGCGCACTCACAGCAGTGACGAGTTCTTACTGTGTGGATATCCTTAACATCAATGAAGACCAAACAAAATCTGAAAAAGAAAAAAAACGTCTTCGTATGAAAGTCCATTTAATTTTCACAGTAATTTTCTTTGCTTTAATTATGATTTTCAAGGCGATAAACGACAAATCGATTGTCTATCTCATCATGGAAGTTGCTGGTTACACCTATGGACCGCTACTGGGATTATTCGCATTTGGAATTTTCACAAAATATCAAATTTCCCAAAAAGGAAGTATTTTGGCAATAACTTTGGTAGCACCAGTTCTTACCTATATTATTAACTTTGCTGTAAGCCATTACACAAATTACAGAATCGGTGTTGAACTTATTGTTCTTAATGGATTTTTAACTTTTCTAGGATTATATTTAATTAAAAATTCAAAAACCGCGCAATATGAAAAAGTTTAG
- a CDS encoding YceI family protein, with protein sequence MKKLFLSFMLLLATTFTFAQSTWSVDPMHSSFNFNIKHMGISFVQGRFDKFDGSILTPGADLKDAKFDFTIDVASIDTDVEPRDNHLKSADFFDVEKFPKMTFKSTTVNKAKGNAYVVAGDLTIKGVTKPIVVTLTYGGKTKDQQGNEKMGIQTNFKINRFDYGISYDPSGTALGKNVDISVFAELTKK encoded by the coding sequence ATGAAAAAATTATTCTTATCTTTTATGTTGTTGTTAGCGACGACTTTTACGTTTGCACAATCAACTTGGTCTGTTGACCCGATGCACTCATCATTCAATTTCAATATCAAACATATGGGGATTAGTTTTGTACAAGGGCGTTTCGATAAGTTTGATGGTTCTATTTTAACACCAGGCGCAGATCTTAAAGATGCGAAATTCGATTTTACAATTGATGTTGCATCTATTGATACAGATGTTGAACCCCGTGATAATCACTTGAAAAGCGCAGATTTTTTCGATGTGGAAAAATTCCCAAAAATGACTTTTAAAAGTACAACAGTTAACAAGGCTAAAGGGAATGCTTATGTTGTCGCTGGGGATTTGACGATAAAAGGCGTGACTAAGCCAATCGTGGTGACGCTAACTTATGGTGGTAAAACCAAAGATCAACAAGGTAACGAAAAAATGGGTATCCAAACCAATTTTAAAATCAACCGTTTCGATTATGGTATAAGCTATGATCCGTCAGGAACGGCGCTAGGGAAAAATGTCGATATCAGCGTATTTGCGGAATTGACAAAGAAATAA
- a CDS encoding TlpA family protein disulfide reductase produces the protein MKKSFNIVLIGLALSIVFVPEVKAYAHQGLMKLGFFQPKIELPSEIKSENKNYNNGKESNFQMSFVDTKGNTLSLEQLKGKVVFLNIWATWCGPCIAEMPSIQKLYDKFKDKEDVAFVILEAESNKNKAVKFMTNKKLDLPLYFPSESIPSESIPSEIFRGSLPTTVIFDKKGNIAHVTEGMADYSGEDIVDFLNEVRAMN, from the coding sequence ATGAAAAAATCATTTAATATCGTCCTAATTGGACTTGCGCTGTCTATTGTTTTTGTGCCAGAAGTTAAAGCTTATGCACATCAAGGCCTTATGAAATTAGGTTTTTTTCAACCTAAAATAGAATTGCCATCAGAAATTAAGTCCGAAAATAAAAATTATAACAACGGAAAAGAATCCAATTTCCAAATGTCATTTGTTGATACAAAAGGAAATACACTAAGTTTAGAACAACTAAAAGGAAAAGTTGTTTTTCTTAATATTTGGGCAACTTGGTGTGGGCCGTGTATTGCTGAAATGCCTTCTATACAAAAGCTTTATGACAAGTTTAAAGACAAAGAAGATGTTGCTTTTGTAATTTTGGAAGCAGAATCTAATAAAAATAAAGCAGTGAAATTTATGACCAATAAAAAGTTGGATTTACCTTTATATTTTCCTTCAGAAAGTATTCCTTCAGAAAGTATTCCATCGGAGATTTTCCGAGGAAGTTTGCCAACTACGGTAATCTTTGATAAAAAAGGAAATATCGCACATGTCACGGAAGGAATGGCTGACTATTCTGGAGAAGATATTGTAGATTTCCTCAACGAAGTTCGAGCCATGAACTAA
- a CDS encoding MFS transporter yields the protein MLSIVMLINRSGSMVLPFLGVYMTDKLHFGLKEAGLVLMFYGIGSVIGSWIGGFLTDKVGEYRVQSISLFLSVPLFLLIPYFPSLEGMMTIILIQSIISESFRPANSVAITKYAKPQNITRAFSLNRMAINLGFSIGPALGGILSAISYNFLFGVNAVAALVAGVMYVVFFRKRNKIFQAKQKQNKQKNLNIAKGKSPYKDFQFILFCLLCMIFSVCFFQFFNTIPIFYKEVAHLDQTTIGYVLGYSGFIIVVLEMLIVNFAEKHWTIAQTLFLGAFACGLSYTLLAFDHHILTLLLSMTILSVGEILALPFMSTLTAMRSQGGNKGAYMGLNGMAFSFSFIITPILGTNVASDLGFNTLWIGSGIILTIAATGLYWTCNLMLKNKKTEY from the coding sequence ATGCTGTCGATTGTAATGTTAATCAACAGATCTGGCTCTATGGTTTTACCATTTTTGGGCGTTTACATGACCGACAAATTACATTTTGGACTAAAAGAAGCAGGACTTGTACTGATGTTTTATGGCATTGGCTCCGTAATTGGCTCATGGATTGGCGGTTTTCTAACGGATAAAGTTGGGGAATACCGCGTACAAAGCATTAGTTTGTTTTTGAGTGTGCCTTTATTTTTACTAATTCCTTACTTTCCGAGTCTGGAAGGGATGATGACAATAATTTTAATACAGAGCATTATCAGCGAATCCTTTCGTCCAGCCAATTCTGTAGCGATAACCAAATATGCAAAACCTCAAAATATAACACGTGCCTTCTCGTTGAACAGAATGGCTATTAACCTTGGTTTCTCCATTGGGCCAGCGCTTGGTGGAATTTTGTCCGCAATATCCTACAATTTTTTATTTGGTGTTAATGCTGTTGCTGCTTTGGTTGCTGGTGTGATGTATGTGGTATTTTTCAGAAAACGAAACAAAATTTTCCAAGCAAAACAAAAACAGAACAAACAGAAAAATTTAAATATAGCCAAAGGAAAATCGCCTTATAAAGACTTTCAGTTTATTTTGTTTTGTCTTTTATGTATGATTTTTTCGGTTTGTTTTTTCCAATTTTTCAATACCATTCCGATTTTTTATAAAGAAGTTGCACATCTTGACCAAACGACAATTGGCTATGTTTTGGGATACAGCGGTTTTATCATTGTTGTTTTAGAAATGCTCATCGTCAACTTTGCTGAAAAACATTGGACTATTGCGCAGACATTATTTCTAGGCGCTTTTGCTTGTGGACTTTCGTACACACTTTTGGCTTTTGACCATCATATTTTAACACTATTATTATCAATGACGATATTAAGTGTTGGTGAAATTCTGGCATTACCTTTTATGTCGACCCTTACAGCAATGCGATCACAAGGTGGCAACAAAGGCGCTTACATGGGACTGAACGGTATGGCTTTTTCGTTTTCGTTTATAATAACACCGATTTTAGGAACCAATGTTGCTAGCGATTTAGGTTTTAATACATTATGGATTGGCTCTGGGATTATCTTGACCATTGCCGCCACAGGCTTGTATTGGACTTGTAACTTGATGTTAAAAAATAAAAAAACCGAGTATTAA